From Klebsiella electrica, the proteins below share one genomic window:
- the bla gene encoding PLA/ORN/TER family class A beta-lactamase, translating to MRQYRFALLPLLATLALPGWAHEATVATVKHAESQLQGRVGYAELDLASGQLLAGYRPDERFPMMSTFKVLLCGAVLSRVDAGEEQLDRRIHYRQQDLVEYSPVTEKHLTAGLTVGELCAAAITLSDNTAANLLLTTLGGPQGLTAFLRHSGDQTSRLDRWETELNEARPGDVRDTTTAQAMARTLRNLLIGRVLSPASQQQLQRWMVEDKVAGPLLRSALPAGWFIADKTGAGNRGSRGIIAALGPDGKAGRIVVIYLTGTPASMDERNKQIAAIGKTLVAHWAADEKTP from the coding sequence ATGCGTCAATATCGATTCGCCCTTCTGCCATTGTTAGCCACCCTGGCGCTCCCCGGATGGGCGCATGAAGCCACGGTGGCGACAGTTAAACATGCCGAAAGCCAGCTTCAGGGTCGGGTCGGCTATGCCGAACTGGATTTGGCTTCCGGCCAGCTGCTGGCCGGCTATCGCCCGGACGAACGATTCCCGATGATGAGCACCTTTAAAGTGCTGCTCTGCGGCGCGGTCTTGTCGCGCGTCGATGCCGGTGAAGAACAGCTCGATCGCCGGATCCACTACCGGCAGCAGGATCTGGTGGAATATTCGCCGGTGACGGAGAAACACCTTACCGCTGGGCTGACCGTGGGCGAATTGTGCGCCGCCGCCATTACCCTGAGCGATAATACGGCGGCAAACCTGCTGCTGACCACCCTCGGCGGCCCGCAGGGACTCACCGCCTTCCTGCGCCACAGCGGCGACCAGACTTCACGACTCGACCGCTGGGAAACGGAACTCAATGAAGCGCGGCCGGGCGACGTACGCGATACCACCACTGCGCAAGCGATGGCCAGAACACTGCGAAATCTGTTGATCGGCCGCGTGCTTTCCCCCGCCTCGCAGCAGCAGTTACAGCGCTGGATGGTCGAGGATAAAGTGGCGGGGCCGCTGTTACGATCCGCGCTGCCAGCGGGCTGGTTTATTGCCGATAAGACCGGGGCCGGCAATCGCGGCTCACGCGGGATCATTGCCGCTCTCGGCCCGGACGGAAAAGCCGGGCGTATCGTGGTGATTTATTTGACCGGGACGCCGGCCTCCATGGATGAGCGCAATAAACAGATTGCGGCTATCGGCAAAACGCTGGTCGCGCACTGGGCCGCAGACGAGAAAACGCCATAG
- a CDS encoding LacI family DNA-binding transcriptional regulator, whose translation MQRRSATLDDVAHEAGVSQQTVSRVLNRPDVVSARTREKVIRAMQALHYVPNRSAQLLAGKAAPSIGLITASLTLHAPSQIASAVKSHAGAHQLEVSIAMPERSDYASLQTRLDEFRAQHIRGAIISLPLESSIAERLVKENPDIACLFLDVSPETEVSCVRFDHRDGCGACVRHLWELGHREFGLLAGPESSVSARMRLGSWRETLHRLGMSQAVTVFGDWSAASGWQKTFELLHLQPRISAIVVANDQMALGVLSALAQLNRTGHSAISVTGYDDTADSLYFQPPLTTVAQNFDLLGKRAVELLTQQMAAPQVPICELLPTRLVVRQSTWPREGESHREPLIAELKALVDKL comes from the coding sequence ATGCAGCGGCGTTCGGCAACCTTAGACGATGTGGCCCACGAGGCCGGTGTTTCGCAGCAAACGGTCTCCCGGGTGCTGAATCGTCCCGATGTAGTCTCCGCGCGGACCCGCGAGAAAGTGATCCGCGCGATGCAGGCGCTGCATTATGTTCCTAACCGTTCGGCGCAGCTGCTGGCGGGAAAAGCGGCGCCTTCAATTGGGCTGATTACGGCGTCGCTGACGCTGCACGCGCCGTCACAAATCGCCTCGGCGGTGAAAAGCCATGCTGGCGCTCATCAGCTGGAGGTATCCATCGCCATGCCGGAACGCAGCGACTACGCTTCACTGCAGACCCGGCTGGATGAGTTCCGTGCTCAGCATATTCGCGGCGCGATTATCAGCCTGCCGCTGGAGAGCAGCATCGCGGAACGGCTGGTGAAGGAAAATCCCGATATTGCCTGTCTGTTTCTTGATGTGTCGCCGGAGACGGAGGTCTCCTGCGTGCGCTTTGATCATCGTGACGGCTGCGGCGCCTGCGTGCGCCATCTCTGGGAACTCGGCCATCGCGAGTTTGGCCTGCTGGCCGGCCCGGAAAGCTCGGTCTCCGCCCGGATGCGCCTGGGCAGCTGGCGGGAAACATTGCATCGTCTGGGGATGAGCCAGGCCGTGACGGTATTTGGCGACTGGAGCGCCGCCAGCGGCTGGCAGAAAACCTTTGAGCTGCTTCATCTGCAGCCGCGGATCAGCGCCATCGTCGTGGCCAATGACCAGATGGCATTAGGGGTACTCAGCGCGCTGGCGCAGCTTAACCGCACCGGTCACAGCGCCATCTCGGTCACCGGCTACGACGATACGGCGGACAGTCTTTACTTTCAGCCGCCGCTGACCACCGTGGCGCAGAACTTCGATCTGCTGGGTAAACGCGCGGTGGAACTGCTGACCCAGCAGATGGCGGCGCCGCAGGTGCCTATTTGTGAACTGCTACCCACCCGCCTGGTCGTCCGTCAGTCAACCTGGCCGCGTGAGGGAGAGTCTCACCGCGAGCCGCTGATTGCCGAGCTCAAAGCGCTGGTGGATAAACTCTAA
- a CDS encoding GntR family transcriptional regulator, which translates to MAAELQLNPTQPVNQQIYRILRHDIVHCLIPPGTPLSEKEVSVRFSVSRQPVREAFIKLAENGLIQIRPQRGSYVNKISLSQVRNGCFVRQAIECAVVRRAAGMITAEQIYQLEQNLNQQRIAVERQQLNDFFQLDDEFHQKLSLIADCQLAWDTVENIKATIDRVRYMSLDHITPPEMLLRQHHQIFQALENRDADAVGTAMNIHLHEISESVLLIRQENRDWFSEE; encoded by the coding sequence ATGGCCGCAGAATTGCAACTTAATCCGACACAGCCTGTAAACCAGCAAATTTATCGTATCCTTCGTCATGACATCGTTCATTGTTTGATTCCGCCGGGTACCCCGCTGTCTGAGAAAGAAGTGTCTGTGCGCTTTAGCGTTTCCCGCCAACCGGTGCGAGAGGCCTTTATCAAACTGGCGGAGAATGGCCTTATTCAAATTCGCCCGCAGCGCGGCAGCTACGTTAATAAGATCTCACTTTCCCAGGTACGCAACGGATGTTTCGTTCGCCAGGCTATCGAATGCGCCGTGGTGCGCCGCGCCGCCGGGATGATCACCGCCGAACAAATCTATCAGCTTGAGCAAAACCTTAACCAGCAGCGTATTGCCGTTGAGCGTCAGCAATTAAATGATTTTTTCCAGCTGGATGATGAATTTCACCAAAAACTGTCGCTGATTGCCGACTGTCAACTGGCGTGGGATACCGTCGAGAATATTAAAGCGACCATTGACCGGGTCCGCTACATGAGCCTCGATCATATTACGCCACCGGAAATGCTGTTGCGCCAGCACCATCAAATTTTCCAGGCCCTGGAGAATCGCGATGCGGATGCGGTAGGCACCGCGATGAATATTCACCTGCATGAAATCAGTGAATCGGTATTATTAATTCGTCAGGAAAATCGCGACTGGTTTAGCGAAGAGTAA
- a CDS encoding universal stress protein, with amino-acid sequence MYKKILLPVDVFEMGLSDKAIRHAEFLASAEEGEITLLNVLPNSSRSILRGFAADIRKFETFMQAESEKKMQTLSRLFSIPAARIHTRVVFGNVRDEILAIGKADEFDVIVVGSRTPGLSTHLLGSNAESILRYAKIPVLVVR; translated from the coding sequence ATGTACAAGAAAATTCTCTTGCCTGTCGATGTCTTTGAAATGGGTTTGAGTGATAAAGCGATACGTCATGCTGAGTTTCTGGCTTCGGCTGAAGAGGGCGAAATTACGTTATTAAACGTATTGCCGAACAGCAGTCGTTCGATTTTACGCGGGTTCGCTGCGGATATTCGGAAATTCGAAACCTTTATGCAAGCGGAATCAGAAAAGAAAATGCAGACGCTGTCCCGTCTGTTCTCGATTCCCGCGGCGCGCATTCATACCCGGGTCGTATTTGGCAACGTGCGCGATGAAATACTGGCCATCGGGAAAGCCGACGAGTTCGACGTGATTGTTGTCGGCTCACGCACGCCGGGCCTTTCCACCCATCTTCTTGGTTCGAACGCCGAGTCTATCCTGCGCTACGCAAAAATACCGGTGCTGGTTGTCCGCTAG
- a CDS encoding beta-galactosidase, producing MQQHDSNAVRSLTFQDVLAREDWQNQTITHLNRLAARPSFASWRSLDDARDNRPSDRLRLLDGQWQFSWSPSPFAVDSRWLERDPDTSRSTPVPSNWQMEGYDAPIYTNVRYPIDTPPPRVPEENPTGLYSLNVTLEQSWLADGLTQIIFDGVNSAFHLWCNGVWVGYSQDSRLPAAFDLTPYLRAGENRLCVMVMRWSAGSWLEDQDMWRMSGIFRSVWLLNKPQQHLSDVQISPLLDALYRDGELRVNLTIAAADEQLAGLEAEVSLWDGEQLIARQRQRPGSAPVDERGHYAERATLALAVEKPRQWSAETPHCYRSVVALWRGEELVEAEAWDIGFRRVEISNGLLLLNGKPLLIRGVNRHEHHHQRGQVVSEEDMLQDILLMKQNNFNAVRCSHYPNAARWYELCNRYGLYVVDEANIETHGMVPMNRLSDDPAWLPAYSARITRMLQSHRNHPSIIIWSLGNESGCGANHEAMYRWLKREDPTRPVQYEGGGADSAATDIICPMYARVERDQPIPAVPKWGIKKWIGLPGEQRPLILCEYAHAMGNSLGNFADYWQAFREYPRLQGGFIWDWADQAIEKTFDDGSVGWAYGGDFGDKPNDRQFCMNGLVFPDRRPHPALTEAKHAQQYFQFALLAHSPLQIAVESEYLFRATDNEVLNWQVQSAGETVASGSLTLNLTPQGHGDFTLCDHLTLPPGAREVWLTLEVVQPQATPWSAAGHRVAWAQFALAAPLALPAPAVVGPAPELTIDDERFTVRQGSQQWIIDRQSGLLTHWLAEGAEQLLSPLRDQFVRAPLDNDIGVSETDRIDPNAWVERWKSAGLYTLDVRCVQCTAQRLAHETIVDSRWHYLRGDEVVIVSQWRMTFTRDGRLHLTVSGERAGTLPPLPRVGLHFQVPDQHAPVSWLGYGPHENYPDRKSSACFSRWQLPLEAMSTPYIFPTENGLRCDNKALDWGRWQVTGDFHFSVQPYSTAQLMETDHWHRMTPEKGVWITLDGAHMGVGGDDSWTPSVLPQWLLLGTRWQYQLSVSLR from the coding sequence ATGCAACAACATGACTCAAACGCGGTTCGCTCGTTGACGTTTCAGGACGTGCTGGCCCGTGAAGACTGGCAAAATCAGACCATTACTCACCTTAACCGCTTAGCGGCTCGCCCCTCGTTTGCCAGCTGGCGATCCCTCGACGACGCCCGGGACAACCGCCCTTCCGACCGCCTCCGCCTGCTTGACGGGCAGTGGCAGTTCTCCTGGTCCCCCAGCCCGTTTGCCGTCGATTCCCGCTGGCTCGAGCGCGATCCCGATACGAGCCGCAGCACGCCGGTGCCCTCTAACTGGCAGATGGAAGGCTACGACGCGCCTATTTATACCAACGTTCGCTACCCCATCGATACGCCGCCGCCGCGGGTGCCGGAAGAGAATCCGACCGGCCTGTACTCGCTCAACGTCACCCTGGAGCAAAGCTGGCTGGCCGATGGCCTGACGCAAATTATTTTTGACGGCGTTAACTCCGCGTTTCATCTGTGGTGCAACGGCGTGTGGGTCGGTTATTCCCAGGATAGCCGGCTGCCGGCGGCTTTCGATCTCACCCCCTACCTGCGGGCGGGCGAAAACCGGCTGTGCGTGATGGTCATGCGCTGGAGCGCGGGCAGCTGGCTGGAAGATCAGGATATGTGGCGCATGAGCGGGATTTTCCGCTCGGTGTGGCTGCTCAACAAACCGCAGCAGCACCTGAGCGATGTGCAGATATCCCCGCTGCTGGATGCGCTGTATCGCGATGGCGAACTGCGGGTCAATCTGACCATCGCCGCCGCCGACGAACAGCTGGCCGGGCTGGAGGCTGAAGTCAGCCTGTGGGACGGCGAACAGCTGATTGCCCGCCAGCGCCAGCGGCCAGGTTCTGCGCCGGTTGATGAACGGGGCCATTATGCCGAACGGGCAACGCTGGCGCTGGCGGTGGAAAAACCGCGGCAATGGAGCGCGGAAACGCCCCACTGCTATCGTAGCGTGGTTGCTCTGTGGCGCGGCGAAGAGCTGGTCGAAGCCGAAGCTTGGGACATCGGCTTTCGCCGGGTGGAAATCAGCAACGGCCTGTTGCTGCTCAACGGCAAACCGCTGCTGATCCGCGGGGTGAACCGCCATGAGCACCACCATCAGCGCGGCCAGGTGGTGAGCGAAGAGGATATGCTGCAGGACATTCTGCTGATGAAGCAGAATAACTTTAACGCCGTACGCTGCTCGCACTATCCCAACGCCGCACGCTGGTATGAACTGTGCAACCGCTACGGCCTGTACGTGGTCGATGAGGCGAACATCGAAACCCATGGCATGGTGCCAATGAACCGCCTGTCCGACGATCCGGCCTGGCTGCCGGCCTACAGCGCTCGCATCACCCGGATGTTGCAAAGCCACCGTAACCATCCGTCGATTATTATCTGGTCGCTGGGGAACGAGTCCGGCTGCGGCGCCAACCATGAAGCCATGTATCGCTGGCTGAAACGCGAAGATCCTACGCGGCCGGTCCAGTACGAAGGCGGTGGTGCCGACAGCGCGGCGACCGATATTATCTGCCCGATGTACGCCCGCGTGGAACGCGATCAGCCGATTCCAGCAGTGCCGAAATGGGGCATTAAAAAGTGGATTGGTCTGCCCGGCGAACAGCGACCGCTGATCCTCTGCGAATACGCTCACGCGATGGGCAACAGTCTCGGTAATTTTGCCGATTACTGGCAGGCCTTCCGGGAATATCCGCGCCTGCAGGGCGGATTTATCTGGGACTGGGCGGATCAGGCCATCGAAAAAACCTTCGATGACGGCAGCGTGGGCTGGGCCTACGGCGGCGATTTTGGCGACAAGCCGAACGACCGCCAGTTCTGTATGAACGGGCTGGTATTCCCGGATCGCCGCCCTCATCCTGCGCTGACTGAAGCAAAACATGCCCAGCAATATTTCCAGTTTGCTCTGCTGGCGCACTCCCCGCTGCAGATCGCGGTCGAGAGCGAATACCTGTTCCGCGCCACGGATAATGAAGTGCTGAACTGGCAGGTGCAGTCCGCCGGCGAAACCGTGGCCAGCGGCAGCCTTACGCTGAACCTCACGCCGCAGGGCCACGGCGATTTTACCTTGTGCGACCACCTGACCTTACCGCCAGGCGCCAGAGAGGTCTGGCTGACGCTGGAGGTTGTTCAGCCGCAGGCGACGCCGTGGTCTGCTGCCGGGCACCGCGTGGCCTGGGCGCAGTTCGCCCTCGCCGCCCCGCTGGCCTTACCGGCGCCCGCCGTCGTCGGTCCAGCGCCGGAGCTGACCATCGATGATGAGCGCTTCACCGTCCGTCAGGGATCCCAGCAATGGATTATCGATCGTCAGAGCGGCCTGTTAACTCACTGGCTGGCGGAAGGCGCAGAGCAACTGCTGTCTCCGCTGCGCGACCAGTTCGTTCGCGCCCCGCTGGACAACGATATCGGCGTGAGCGAGACGGATCGTATCGACCCCAACGCCTGGGTTGAGCGCTGGAAAAGCGCCGGACTTTATACTCTCGATGTGCGCTGCGTCCAGTGTACCGCGCAGCGCCTGGCCCATGAGACCATCGTCGACAGCCGCTGGCACTATCTGCGCGGCGACGAAGTGGTCATCGTCAGCCAGTGGCGAATGACCTTTACCCGCGATGGCCGCCTGCACCTGACGGTGAGCGGCGAGCGGGCCGGGACGCTGCCGCCGCTGCCGCGCGTGGGCCTGCACTTCCAGGTTCCTGACCAGCATGCTCCGGTCTCCTGGCTCGGCTACGGGCCGCATGAAAACTATCCTGACCGCAAGAGCAGCGCCTGTTTCTCCCGCTGGCAGCTTCCGCTGGAAGCGATGAGCACGCCCTATATTTTCCCGACAGAAAACGGCCTGCGCTGCGACAACAAAGCGCTGGACTGGGGGCGCTGGCAGGTGACCGGCGACTTCCACTTCTCGGTTCAGCCCTACAGCACCGCGCAACTGATGGAAACCGACCACTGGCACCGGATGACCCCGGAAAAAGGCGTCTGGATAACCCTCGACGGCGCGCATATGGGCGTCGGCGGCGATGACTCCTGGACACCGAGCGTGCTGCCGCAGTGGCTGCTGCTCGGGACCCGCTGGCAGTACCAGCTCTCTGTGTCTCTACGCTAA
- a CDS encoding YagU family protein, translated as MAIKDFFAQTEPGRRRYGVALGVGIVAGLMSAFVKWGAEVPLPPRTFSGGRDEFNPPYLFLRDYLGIDPTHTVYTFSEHIINPVMVTHIIFSLVFAIGYCLVAEVFPKVKLWQGAWAGIVATIAVHWISFPLLGLTPSLLHIPADEYISELVGHIFWFWAIEMIRRDLRNRITHEPDAEVALNSPFR; from the coding sequence ATGGCTATCAAGGATTTTTTTGCACAAACGGAACCTGGGCGCCGACGTTATGGCGTGGCATTAGGGGTTGGGATCGTTGCGGGTCTGATGTCGGCATTTGTGAAGTGGGGGGCTGAAGTTCCGTTACCGCCCCGTACTTTCTCCGGGGGCAGGGATGAATTTAACCCGCCTTATCTTTTTTTACGTGATTACCTTGGGATTGATCCGACTCACACCGTTTATACCTTTTCGGAACACATCATCAATCCGGTGATGGTCACGCATATTATTTTCTCGCTGGTCTTTGCCATTGGCTATTGCCTGGTGGCGGAAGTGTTCCCCAAAGTGAAATTATGGCAAGGGGCATGGGCGGGTATTGTCGCCACCATCGCCGTTCACTGGATCTCTTTCCCTTTATTAGGTCTGACGCCTTCTCTGCTTCATATTCCCGCCGATGAATATATTTCGGAACTGGTCGGGCATATTTTCTGGTTCTGGGCGATAGAGATGATCCGTCGCGATCTGCGAAACCGCATTACGCATGAACCTGATGCCGAAGTTGCGCTGAATTCACCGTTCAGATAA
- a CDS encoding AAA family ATPase produces the protein MIHHIHIQNFRSVRDIELELGALNIVFGPNGCGKSNIYKAIHLLTASADGKFSSYISEEGGLENVMWSGRTAPTARHPRRLQISCLTGEFDYELQVGFPEKLPYPTQFMLDPIVKEESIWLAGFSRRPSARVLQRKNQAAFLLDVNGEKNTFTDTIYENESIFGQLGEPHRFPEVSRVRETMRQWRFYHEFNIGRHSALRHPTVGYRSPVLDSDGHNLAAAFQTIVEIGAEELLHEILAAAFPECAFFCENENSRFSIKMRRNGVFRPLLAAEMSDGTLRFLCLAVALLSPRPPAFLAINEPENSLHRQMFPALARLIVEASRYSQIWLTSHSAELAALISAQAASRIYELENSDGETRIKAAVGG, from the coding sequence ATGATTCACCATATCCACATACAAAATTTCAGGTCGGTCAGGGATATCGAACTGGAACTGGGCGCGCTCAATATCGTGTTTGGGCCGAATGGCTGCGGCAAGTCCAATATCTACAAAGCCATTCACCTGTTAACCGCCTCCGCTGACGGCAAGTTCTCCAGCTATATCAGCGAGGAGGGCGGCCTGGAAAATGTGATGTGGTCGGGGCGAACGGCGCCCACGGCGCGCCACCCGCGACGGTTGCAAATTTCCTGTCTGACCGGAGAGTTCGATTATGAACTTCAGGTGGGCTTCCCGGAAAAGCTGCCTTATCCCACCCAGTTTATGCTCGATCCGATTGTCAAAGAGGAGTCCATCTGGCTGGCGGGATTCTCCCGGCGACCTTCCGCCAGGGTTTTGCAGCGTAAAAACCAGGCTGCGTTCCTGCTCGATGTCAACGGCGAGAAAAATACCTTCACCGACACGATTTATGAAAATGAATCGATTTTTGGTCAACTGGGCGAGCCGCACCGCTTCCCGGAAGTCTCTCGCGTCCGGGAAACCATGCGCCAGTGGCGTTTCTACCACGAGTTTAATATCGGCCGCCATTCGGCGCTCCGCCATCCGACGGTAGGTTATCGTTCACCGGTCCTCGACAGCGACGGGCACAATCTCGCCGCCGCTTTTCAGACGATTGTCGAAATTGGCGCCGAAGAACTTCTGCACGAGATTCTGGCCGCCGCCTTTCCGGAGTGCGCGTTTTTTTGCGAAAACGAAAACTCGCGTTTTTCGATTAAGATGCGGCGCAACGGGGTGTTTCGCCCGCTGCTGGCGGCGGAAATGTCGGACGGCACGCTGCGTTTTTTATGTCTGGCGGTCGCGTTGTTGAGTCCACGTCCGCCGGCATTTCTGGCGATCAACGAACCGGAAAACAGCCTGCACCGGCAGATGTTCCCGGCGCTGGCCAGGCTGATTGTCGAAGCCTCACGCTATAGCCAGATCTGGTTGACCAGCCACTCTGCCGAGCTGGCGGCGCTTATCTCCGCGCAGGCCGCCAGCCGGATATACGAGCTGGAAAACAGCGACGGCGAGACGCGAATTAAAGCCGCGGTGGGCGGATAA
- the dcp gene encoding peptidyl-dipeptidase Dcp: MADNNPFLRVSLLPYQAPHFELIDDTHYRPAFDEGVRRQRAEIAAIVDNPAPADFANTLVALEQSGQLLARVTRVFFAMAGAHTNPTIQALDEQFSAELADLGNDIWLNEALFQRVKQVWQQRDAWPSDSESRRLLEITWQRFTLAGATLAATQKTELRVLNTQAAALQSQFQQRLLAAVKSGGLVVDDAELLAGLSAEEIAEAADAAREKGLSGRWLLPLLNTTQQPALLALRHRQTRENLFAAGWTRNQKGDANDTRELVLRLAEIRARKAELLGVADYASWSMADQMAATPEAAFAFMRRIAPAARARAERELADIQRVIDSEGGGFKARAWDWLYYGEQVRRATFAIDEAQLKPYFALDRVLQDGVFWTASQLFGLRFVERFDIPLYHPDVRVWEIFDANGEGLALFYGDYFSRDSKSGGAWMDVFVEQSTLLAQHPVIYNVCNYQKPKAGHSALLSWDEVITLFHEFGHALHGLFASQRYASLSGTNTPRDFVEFPSQIYEHWASEPQVFAHYARHYQTGEAMPDTLRERMLRAAKFNKGYDMSELLAAALLDMHWHSLSSADIPRDVDSFEAMALCQEQMDLAAVPPRYRSSYFSHIFGGGYAAGYYAYLWTQMLADDGYQWFVEQGGLTRENGQRFREAILSRGNSTDLAELYRQWRGHDPKIEPMLENRGLSE; the protein is encoded by the coding sequence ATGGCCGACAATAACCCCTTTTTGCGCGTCAGTCTGTTGCCTTATCAGGCACCCCATTTTGAGCTGATTGACGATACCCATTACCGACCGGCCTTTGATGAAGGGGTTCGCCGTCAACGGGCAGAGATTGCCGCGATAGTGGATAACCCGGCGCCGGCGGACTTTGCCAACACGCTGGTCGCGCTCGAGCAGAGCGGTCAACTGCTGGCACGCGTCACCCGGGTGTTTTTCGCCATGGCCGGGGCGCATACTAATCCGACGATCCAGGCGCTTGATGAGCAATTTTCTGCTGAGCTGGCGGATCTGGGAAATGATATCTGGCTTAACGAGGCGCTGTTCCAGCGCGTGAAGCAGGTATGGCAGCAGCGTGACGCCTGGCCGTCAGATAGCGAGTCCCGTCGGCTGCTGGAGATCACCTGGCAGCGTTTTACCCTTGCCGGTGCGACCCTGGCCGCTACGCAAAAAACGGAGCTGCGGGTTTTGAATACCCAGGCGGCGGCTTTGCAGAGCCAGTTTCAACAGCGGCTGCTGGCGGCGGTTAAATCCGGCGGCCTGGTGGTCGATGACGCAGAGCTGTTAGCGGGACTCAGCGCTGAGGAGATTGCCGAAGCCGCAGACGCCGCGCGGGAGAAAGGGCTGAGCGGCCGCTGGCTGTTGCCTTTGCTGAACACCACTCAACAACCGGCGTTGCTCGCTTTACGCCATCGCCAGACGCGTGAGAATCTGTTTGCCGCGGGCTGGACACGTAATCAGAAGGGCGATGCGAATGATACCCGCGAGCTGGTACTGCGCCTGGCAGAGATCCGTGCCCGGAAAGCTGAATTGCTGGGCGTCGCGGATTACGCCAGCTGGTCGATGGCCGACCAGATGGCGGCAACGCCCGAGGCGGCATTTGCGTTCATGCGGCGGATAGCCCCGGCGGCCCGGGCCAGAGCGGAGCGGGAGCTGGCGGATATCCAACGGGTGATTGATAGTGAGGGCGGCGGTTTTAAGGCTCGGGCCTGGGACTGGTTGTACTACGGCGAACAGGTGCGCCGGGCGACGTTCGCCATCGATGAAGCACAGTTAAAACCCTATTTCGCCCTCGACCGCGTTTTACAGGACGGCGTGTTCTGGACAGCGTCGCAGCTGTTTGGTCTGCGTTTTGTCGAACGCTTTGATATTCCGCTGTATCACCCGGATGTCCGGGTATGGGAAATCTTTGACGCCAACGGGGAAGGCCTGGCGCTGTTTTACGGCGACTACTTCTCGCGGGATTCGAAAAGCGGCGGGGCGTGGATGGACGTCTTCGTTGAGCAATCCACGCTGCTGGCGCAGCATCCGGTGATTTACAACGTCTGCAACTACCAGAAACCGAAGGCCGGCCACAGTGCGCTGCTCTCCTGGGATGAGGTCATCACCTTATTCCATGAATTTGGTCATGCGCTGCACGGGCTGTTTGCCAGTCAGCGTTACGCCAGTCTGTCGGGGACCAATACGCCGCGCGATTTTGTTGAGTTTCCGTCGCAGATCTATGAGCACTGGGCCAGCGAACCGCAGGTGTTCGCCCACTATGCGCGCCATTATCAGACCGGGGAAGCGATGCCGGATACGCTGCGTGAGCGTATGCTGCGCGCGGCGAAGTTTAATAAGGGTTATGACATGAGCGAGTTGCTGGCGGCGGCGCTGCTGGATATGCACTGGCATAGCCTCTCGTCGGCGGATATTCCGCGCGATGTCGATAGCTTCGAAGCGATGGCGTTGTGTCAGGAGCAAATGGACCTGGCCGCGGTGCCGCCGCGCTATCGTAGCAGCTACTTCTCGCATATTTTCGGCGGCGGTTATGCCGCAGGCTATTATGCCTATTTGTGGACGCAGATGCTGGCCGATGATGGCTATCAGTGGTTTGTTGAGCAGGGCGGCTTAACCCGCGAAAACGGCCAACGCTTCCGCGAGGCGATTTTGTCGCGCGGCAATAGCACGGATTTAGCTGAACTTTATCGCCAGTGGCGCGGGCACGATCCAAAAATTGAGCCGATGCTGGAAAATCGCGGACTGAGCGAGTAG
- the ydfG gene encoding bifunctional NADP-dependent 3-hydroxy acid dehydrogenase/3-hydroxypropionate dehydrogenase YdfG → MIILITGATAGFGESMTRRFIANGHKVIATGRREERLKTLQDELGDNLYTAQLDVRNRAAIEEMMAGLPAEWQAIDVLVNNAGLALGLEPAHKASVEDWEDMIDTNNKGLVYMTRAVLPGMVERNRGHIINIGSTAGSWPYSGGNVYGATKAFVRQFSLNLRTDLHGTAIRVTDVEPGLVGGTEFSNVRFKGDDAKAGKAYENTQALTAEDVTEAVWWVANLPAHVNINTLEMMPVSQSFAGLNVHRAG, encoded by the coding sequence ATGATTATTCTGATTACCGGGGCAACAGCAGGTTTTGGCGAAAGCATGACTCGCCGTTTTATCGCGAATGGTCACAAGGTGATCGCCACCGGGCGTCGTGAAGAACGCCTGAAAACATTGCAGGATGAGCTGGGCGACAATCTCTACACGGCGCAGCTGGACGTACGTAATCGTGCTGCGATTGAAGAGATGATGGCCGGGCTGCCGGCCGAATGGCAGGCCATCGATGTGCTGGTCAATAACGCCGGTCTGGCGCTGGGCCTCGAGCCGGCGCATAAAGCCAGCGTCGAAGACTGGGAAGATATGATCGACACCAATAACAAAGGGCTGGTCTATATGACCCGTGCCGTACTGCCGGGTATGGTTGAGCGTAACCGCGGACATATTATTAATATCGGATCCACCGCCGGCAGCTGGCCCTATTCCGGCGGCAATGTCTATGGCGCGACCAAAGCATTTGTCCGCCAGTTCAGTCTGAACCTGCGTACCGATCTGCACGGTACCGCCATTCGTGTCACCGATGTGGAACCCGGCCTGGTCGGCGGTACTGAGTTCTCGAACGTGCGCTTTAAAGGTGATGATGCCAAAGCGGGCAAAGCCTACGAGAATACCCAGGCGTTAACCGCGGAAGATGTGACCGAAGCGGTATGGTGGGTCGCCAACCTGCCTGCGCACGTCAATATCAACACGCTGGAAATGATGCCGGTCAGCCAAAGCTTTGCCGGTCTGAACGTCCATCGCGCAGGCTAA